The Brasilonema sennae CENA114 genome includes a region encoding these proteins:
- a CDS encoding S-(hydroxymethyl)glutathione dehydrogenase/class III alcohol dehydrogenase produces MKVKAAVAYESGKPLSIETVELEGPSAGEVMVEIKASGVCHTDAYTLSGKDPEGLFPAILGHEGAGIVVEVGEGVTSVKPGDHVIPLYTPECRSCEYCLSLKTNLCQAIRTTQGRGVMPDGTSRFSIDNQMLHHYMGTSTFSNYTVLPEIAVAKIREDAPFDKVCYIGCGVTTGVGAVINTAKVEPGANVVVFGLGGIGLNVIQAARMVGANMIVGVDLNPNKKALAEKFGMTHFVNPKEVEGDLVPYLVDLTKGGADYSFECIGNVNIMRQALECCHKGWGVSVIIGVAGAGQEISTRPFQLVTGRVWKGSAFGGARGRTDVPKIVDWYMQGKINIDDLITHVMPIEQINDAFELMHKGESIRSVVTFN; encoded by the coding sequence TTGAAAGTAAAAGCAGCAGTAGCTTACGAGTCTGGTAAGCCTTTAAGTATTGAAACAGTTGAATTAGAAGGACCATCAGCTGGGGAAGTGATGGTTGAAATTAAAGCCAGCGGAGTTTGCCACACCGATGCTTATACTCTTTCTGGTAAAGATCCTGAAGGTTTATTCCCAGCAATTTTAGGACACGAAGGCGCAGGTATTGTTGTAGAGGTGGGCGAAGGGGTTACTAGCGTCAAGCCAGGAGATCATGTTATTCCTCTATATACCCCAGAATGCCGTAGTTGTGAATATTGTCTGAGTCTGAAAACCAATCTTTGTCAGGCAATTCGCACGACTCAAGGGCGCGGTGTTATGCCTGATGGTACCAGTCGATTCTCCATTGATAACCAGATGCTTCATCACTACATGGGGACATCCACCTTTTCCAACTATACGGTACTGCCGGAAATCGCCGTAGCAAAAATTCGGGAGGATGCGCCGTTTGATAAAGTTTGTTACATTGGCTGCGGCGTGACAACAGGAGTTGGTGCAGTCATCAATACAGCAAAAGTCGAACCGGGAGCAAATGTGGTGGTTTTCGGTTTGGGTGGTATTGGTTTGAATGTCATCCAAGCGGCGCGGATGGTAGGAGCAAATATGATTGTGGGGGTAGATCTCAATCCCAACAAAAAAGCTCTGGCAGAAAAATTTGGCATGACTCACTTCGTCAACCCCAAGGAAGTTGAAGGAGATTTAGTTCCTTACCTGGTTGACTTAACTAAAGGCGGCGCAGATTACAGTTTTGAATGCATTGGTAATGTGAATATTATGCGCCAAGCCTTGGAATGTTGTCACAAAGGTTGGGGAGTCAGCGTAATTATCGGCGTTGCTGGTGCTGGGCAGGAAATTAGCACCCGTCCTTTTCAACTAGTGACTGGGCGTGTGTGGAAAGGTTCAGCTTTCGGTGGTGCAAGAGGACGCACTGATGTACCAAAAATTGTTGATTGGTATATGCAGGGCAAGATAAATATTGATGATTTGATTACCCATGTGATGCCAATTGAGCAAATAAATGATGCTTTTGAATTAATGCACAAGGGTGAGTCAATTCGCAGTGTAGTGACGTTTAATTAG
- a CDS encoding valine--pyruvate transaminase: MNPALTQFGVQMSNLTGVRAIMKDIVETLRAHTGQQLINLSAGNPLILPEVEQLWRDCTAQLLASPEYGEVVCRYGPSQGYVPLIEAIVEDFNRRYKLNLTERNILISPGSQTLYFYAANSFGGYTTSGELKQIVLPLSPDYTGYGGVCLVPEALIAYKPALDIDAAAHKFKYRPDFSKVSITEKTGCVIFSRPCNPTGNVLSDDEVKKIAALAAPYDVPVFVDSAYAPPFPAMNFTEMTPIFGNNILHCMSLSKAGLPGERIGIAIGDERVIQVLEGFQTNACIHASRYGQAIAARAINSGALADISVQVIRPFYQNKFTVLENTLNEAMPNDLPWFLHRGEGAIFAWLWLQDLPVTDWELYQELKQVGVIVVPGSTFFPGLEEEWEHKHQCVRISLTGSDDEIATGMQRLAKVVQQVYQRAAVSA; this comes from the coding sequence ATGAACCCTGCCCTGACTCAATTCGGCGTCCAGATGTCCAACCTGACTGGCGTTAGAGCCATTATGAAGGACATTGTTGAAACTTTACGAGCTCATACAGGGCAGCAGTTGATAAATTTGAGTGCTGGTAATCCCTTGATTTTGCCTGAGGTTGAACAGTTATGGCGGGATTGCACAGCACAATTGCTGGCTAGCCCAGAATATGGTGAAGTCGTTTGTCGCTATGGACCAAGTCAGGGCTATGTACCACTGATTGAAGCAATTGTTGAGGATTTTAATCGGCGATATAAGTTGAATTTGACTGAACGCAACATCCTTATCAGCCCAGGAAGTCAAACTCTCTACTTTTACGCTGCGAATTCTTTTGGGGGATACACCACCAGCGGTGAACTTAAGCAAATCGTTCTGCCACTCAGCCCAGACTACACAGGATACGGTGGTGTTTGCCTAGTGCCAGAAGCTTTAATTGCTTATAAACCTGCATTGGATATCGACGCCGCCGCACATAAGTTTAAATATCGCCCCGACTTTAGCAAAGTATCGATTACAGAGAAAACTGGTTGCGTGATCTTCTCTCGTCCCTGCAACCCCACTGGTAATGTCCTTAGCGATGATGAAGTGAAAAAAATCGCCGCCCTTGCAGCGCCTTACGATGTACCAGTGTTCGTTGACTCGGCATATGCCCCCCCATTCCCAGCGATGAACTTTACTGAAATGACACCAATCTTTGGCAATAACATCTTGCACTGCATGAGTTTATCAAAAGCTGGATTGCCAGGAGAACGCATTGGAATTGCGATTGGGGATGAACGGGTGATTCAAGTTCTAGAGGGTTTCCAAACAAATGCTTGTATCCACGCTTCACGCTACGGACAAGCGATCGCAGCGCGTGCTATTAACTCTGGTGCGCTGGCAGATATTTCTGTCCAGGTGATTCGCCCGTTTTATCAGAATAAGTTTACGGTTTTGGAAAACACGTTAAACGAAGCGATGCCCAATGATTTACCTTGGTTCCTCCATCGTGGTGAGGGGGCAATTTTTGCTTGGTTGTGGTTGCAGGATTTGCCAGTAACAGACTGGGAGTTATATCAAGAACTCAAGCAAGTAGGTGTTATAGTTGTTCCTGGTAGTACTTTCTTCCCTGGCTTAGAGGAAGAGTGGGAACACAAGCACCAGTGTGTCCGTATTAGCCTTACCGGAAGTGATGACGAAATTGCCACGGGTATGCAGCGTTTGGCAAAAGTGGTACAACAGGTTTATCAACGTGCTGCAGTGAGTGCTTAG
- the rimM gene encoding ribosome maturation factor RimM (Essential for efficient processing of 16S rRNA) has protein sequence MTNRKNVEKKIRKKADKGDAKATSSSSSAFLTPEGWLEIGTIVAPQGLDGQMRVYPDTDFPERFEVPGIRWLLRPDQTEPKTVELLSGRYIPGKNLYVIELEGVEDRNQAEELRGCKLMVQQSDRPQLQEGEYHVMDLIGLPVFIQESGELLGAVVDILPAGHDLLEVQLHQEKQGEKSQKNLLIPFVKPIVPVVDLEAGRIEITPPDGLLEIN, from the coding sequence ATGACAAACCGCAAGAACGTAGAGAAAAAGATAAGGAAGAAGGCAGATAAGGGAGATGCGAAAGCAACATCTTCCTCATCTTCCGCATTCCTCACTCCTGAAGGCTGGCTGGAAATTGGCACAATTGTGGCACCTCAAGGGTTGGATGGACAGATGCGGGTTTATCCTGATACGGATTTCCCGGAACGCTTTGAGGTGCCTGGAATACGTTGGTTGTTACGTCCTGATCAGACTGAACCAAAAACCGTAGAATTACTATCAGGACGTTATATACCAGGTAAAAATTTGTACGTAATTGAATTGGAGGGAGTGGAAGATCGCAACCAAGCAGAGGAGTTGCGCGGGTGTAAGTTGATGGTTCAACAGAGCGATCGCCCCCAACTACAAGAAGGTGAATATCACGTTATGGATTTGATTGGCTTGCCAGTTTTTATTCAGGAATCTGGTGAACTGCTTGGTGCAGTGGTGGATATTCTGCCTGCTGGTCATGATTTATTAGAAGTACAGTTGCATCAAGAAAAACAAGGGGAGAAAAGTCAAAAGAATCTTTTGATTCCGTTTGTCAAACCTATAGTACCAGTGGTGGATTTGGAAGCTGGTCGAATTGAAATTACGCCACCAGATGGGTTGTTGGAAATTAACTGA